The Apus apus isolate bApuApu2 chromosome 1, bApuApu2.pri.cur, whole genome shotgun sequence nucleotide sequence GTCTCTTTTATGGTCTTTTTGTGCTggaagctggagaagcagcGTGGCAATGTGTCTCCTTcactctctttttcccttcacaGGGGCTTCTGGTTAATTTCATGTTGTGCAGctggctggtggctgtgggGTGCCACACAGGGCTGGGAGTTTTCTCAGGGCGAGGACCAGCCCTGTCAAAATTGGCGGGACTGAGCTGAAAGGGGGATCACCTGTAGGTTGTCTCTGAGGGAGAAATAGGAAGAATGAGAACGAAAGTagtttccttctctcctcctgaTTTGCCTTATTCAGGATCCAGGTGAGAGCTGGTCAGGAAAAATCCCCCAGGTACAGTTTTCTGTGGAAACTGGCTAATGAGTGATTTCAGGAAGTGAGGAGAGACATCAATCAGCTGTGTCTGGCCTGTCAGCTTTTCTAAGGCTTGACACAAGAGACCTCTCTGCTCTGGTCCATGTGGTGGGAAAGAGCCTCTCACCTGTAAGAAATGCTGGGAGACAGCATGTGCACCCCTTGATGGTGaaaccagtgctgtttaacatctttgttggagatacggacagtgggattgagtgtatccaCGGCAAGTTTGCTgctgataccaagctgtgtggtgtggttgacaccctcgagggaagggacaccatccagaggaaccttgacaggctggagaggtgggccaatgccatcCTCAtatgcaacctggtctagtggtagggttccctgcttgtggcaggggggttgtaattgatgatctttaagatccctttcaaccttaatgattctatgattctatgtgagTGGCACTTCTGCTTGGGTGTGGGTCAGCTCTGAGAATGGGCTGCCCTTGGTGAAATTATGTCTATCCACAGCTGCCACACAGCATCTTGGTTTCTCTGCCCCCCTCCAGGACCATGCAAACCATCTGCAGCTGGCTGGATGTTGTGGATCAAACTGATGGGCTGTCTGTGGTGTGCTGAGTCCTGAGCAggagtgctgctgtgctgtatCACAGATGTATGGAGTATGGGTGCTGAGGCAGAGTGGAGCAGGTCCCAGTGCAGAGTGTAGGGTATTTGGTAGGCCTGTGctttggagctgctggggaagtcCCATGCATATCCTTGTTCCTGGTTGTCGTAGCTTGGAATCTGGGAGTCTGCAGGTTTATTTCCGTTTTACAGATCTGTGTGGGGCTGTAGAGTCCCTGACACACGAGGGCCTCCATTTATGACCAGAGGTTCTGGTCACTCTTCTGCTATGCCAGTACAGCCTGTTTTGTCCAGAATTTACTTCTCTGAACATGATCTGCAAGAGTACCCTGATTATGTGTGTCCAATTTCTAAATAAGTTGTACATTACCTGCAATTTCACAGCTTTGCTGTTAGAGAAACAAAGTCCATGAGAGTCTCTTTATCACCATGTAAGCAAACACCTTTCCGTGTTTATCTTTGCTATTTTTTGCTTACTGTTGCTGTTCCTTTTATCAAGGAAGAATACAGATTTCAAGCATAGCTCTCTGGCTCCTTTCATTTAACAAAGAATTATTTGTCTTATGAATACGAATCTTCATCAGTCTCTGGATCTTCCTCAGTTTTGGGGTCCTGCTGCCCCCACACAGAAGCATCCCTCAGGCTTGTCCCCATTCTTACTTTGTGGCTGCACGGTTAAGTTCTCCTAAGAAAGACTTAAAGTGTGTTTAACAAAATAAGCCTCGTGTCAGTAGCTGGAGGTGTGGGTTGGACAGGTAAGCTAACGTGGCTGCCAGCCTGtcccccctccctgtgctgccctggcagcctgtGGTGTAGCCATGGCCATACTACTCCACTGCAGgcagatggatggatggatggatggatggatggatggatggatggacggatGGACGGATGGACGGACGGACAAACAGATGAGCTGACTGCTCACAGCCAGCAGCGTTTTCTGGCCTGGGGTTAGTGCTGGGGCATGGAGCcctcagcagcctgcagagccagctTTGTGCATCACTGGAGCCACagggttattttttgtttccacatGTTGAGTTTCTGGCACTTACCTCTGCTGTCTCCCTCTGTGTGAAGCTGGGCCTGTGCATTTCCCCAGCTAATGCTGACAGTAAAAACAGGCATGCTGCTAATGCTTACCAGCCTATTTAAAGGAAGATGTCCACAATTAGTATGTACAAATTTTCTTCATAATACTTCACAGCttatttcctgctttccttACTAAATCAGGTTTTTCCATCTCCTGTGCTCCATCAATGCCTCATATCAAATAAGGAATGAATCTCCACTCTCCTTTCATGGTGCTGTCATTGACTGAAAGGACAAAAAGGCCCTGTGGGTTTGCAGCTCACCAAGTAAAATAGATTTTGGTTCACCTTCCAACTACAagttcttgtattttatttttttttctgtctttctgtctttccctttttctactTGTGATTTCTCTTAAGCCTCAGGAGGTGGTTTTTGTCTGCAATAATCATACAAAACTTTGTATAAAAAGGGGAAGTGAATTCTGTGGGTAGCCAAAAATGTTGTGAGCATTCATTAGACAATGTCAGAAATTAGTGTCTAATCTCATATAAACAATTGGTTATATATTAAATTTGAGAGGATTATTCTTTAAGAGGAGGCTGCTGATTGAAGACAAAACAGACTGTGCTGTCATCTTTATCCTGGCTCTGAtttgcttcttcttttcttttttttttttcttttttcttactaGTGAGGATGTGAGGGACAGAAGGAGACTAATGGCTCTTCATATACTCTGTGATGTATGGGGCTCTCGCAGTCAGAAATATTGAACTCATAAATGTACTCATTTGCCCTGGAGTCACTAAGAGAGAGAGACTAAATGCAGGACACTGCAATGTCACAGTCATGCAGAGTCACTTCTGTAACAGCAGAGCTACAGTAGGAAGGttgtattttcctttgattttccTGTAAATCTGTAAATGAGCTCTGTGAGGCTGCAGTCGTTGGCTGAAGAAGGTGAACTTTTGCTGGATTTGCCTGTATGGAGACCTCTTTTgcattctgttgtttttctgagATTCTGAACATTTTGGGGTGCTACTTTGAAGCAACCCTACACATGCTGTCTGTTCTGTCTCGGGTCTCTACAACAGCACTGCAACCTTAAGCTCTACCAGCTTGCCCTTCAAGCATGAAGGTGCAATGAAGTCAAATGTGCACATCCAAGGCAGATGGTTAGCCCCAGTCTTGCAGTGGTATTTGAGAGACATTTTCTTTATGTCATTTCAGCAGCATGGAAGGAAACGAAAGTGTTTCTTACAGTAAAGacttttttctgtcctctttcctCTGCACTGCTGTGAGTGTCTGAAGACTCACTTCACTGGTTTTCTCAGAGAAGGCTATTTCTGTCACATCTTAGATCAATTTAGGCCTGTCCTGTGCATGTATGATAAAAACAGGATGGTGCTACAGTAGCCTTGAACGAACTTGTCAATTTTGgatgctgggagcaggaggtgagATGTAATTGTCATTTCTAAGAAGTCAGAGGGGCCAAACCATTGGCTGAAATGTGGCATTATCAAGCAGAGCCAGATGGTTTGAAAAATAGTGCAGACCACAACATAAGGGGTTTAACTGTTTCTCAGAAAGGCATGTACAAGTGTAATTCCACCATGTGGAGCTTCCTTAACAGGCTGTGTCAGTTCTGTGTTCAGAGAAGCAGCATGAAGGCATAAGATTCCCAGCTGCATCCTGAATTGCTCTCACAGTTATTCCCCCAACACATCTGCTAAATGCATCTAAAAACATCCAGATGTTGACTTTAATGCTATGGTGGTTCACTTCCTCCAACGAGCGAGACTGTTTCTGCTGCATTGCTTGTGTAATCCCCCTTGGCACTCAGTGCAAAATGCCAGCTTTAAGCCATCTCAATGAGTGAGAACAAAGTATCTGGCACAGTGTGGCCCTAAAGACCACCAACTCACAGTGGCTCTTCCTGACTGGCTTTTCATTATTGGACCTGCACTCCAAGCAGAGCCAAGGTGGCTTTTGGGCTCTGTTCAGTCTAGTTGAGCAATGCAACTTAACTTCCCACAACCTTTATTCTTTGCCTCGGGCAGCTGTATAGAGCCCTTTCCTGCATGGCAGGTACCATTCAGTCAATAGAAGAGCCCAGCAAAGTTCAGGCTGGCAGCACAGTCTTTGTGTACAAAGAGGGAGCCTTCTCCCACACCTCCTGCTTCTGAGACTCTCTGTGAGTGGTCAATGTTGGTATTCCAGAAAATCAGCTGGTCTGCATGTGCACTACTTTACCTGACTGGACTGATTTATCTTTCCTGGGTGAGGATGCTGTACTTCGATAAACTGGAAAAGGATTATAGAAGTCGGTGTTTCTTCTTTACCCGGTCTTGGCATTAGCATTTTCCTGTATGGGGTGAGCTGACCaggagaggttttttttgtctcttctcacCTCACAGCCGGCTTCAAGGTGCGGAGCACATTGTGGCTCATGTTGGTTCAGCCCGAGTTCAGTCACCCAAAACTTTGCAGGTCTATTTTGAAACATTATTCAATCTGTCCACTATGgagattcttttctttttttttttttttctctttttttttttttttttccactcttgcTTCTGACATCATTTCCTGAACGCTATATTCACTGAGCTCTGTAGCCAGATCGTCTTCTCAGCATATGATGCAAGGAGCTCTTTAAAATGGATTTCAGCTCTCCTTTTACTCTGCAGTGCTTGCTGGTGATAATAACTGTTACTCATGGTAagtgggatttttctttctgaagttggCACAGATTTGCCTAGATGAGCAGATACCTTAATTTTGCTCCAAGACCTTGTAAGGTTTGGGGAGATATCAAACAGTGTAACTGCTAATGCATGAAAGAGGCAGTCAGACCAAAGTAAGACAGATTGTTTTATTAGTAAATGAATGATAACTAACAATATAGTACTTTCTCAGTGTATTACAACTGTAAAAGCATTTCAGTGGAGAATATAAGGTCCTTGTATGGAGAACGCTGGCTGGACGGGCTGGAGAGCAATGTGGTCCTACTCTTAATGCTCTGTGTGACCTTGGGTTTGTCCCCAAGCTGCCATTGCCCTGCCATTTACCCATCGCAGATTTGTGTACGGCAGTTTAAAAATGTGCAGGGAGACTGTGAGACTTGTTCAAGTTTTAAACTTCAACCTTATTCTGTGGGCAAAATCAGCTGTTCAGACAGCTGTTGGTTTTGCTACCCTCTGTAGAAGATCTATGGCATTGATTCCCTGAGGACCTTTTTTGCACAGTTTCTCATCTCTGAGGGGGGGTAGTAGATGATGAAGTCAAATCTGGGGAGACAAAAGTCTGGCTGCTCAGCCTTTTGTCTTGCTGTGCACATGGTGTGCACACCACTGCCATGTTATTAGCAGGGAAGCTGGCCTTTATAGAAGGCTTCCTCTGATTTTCAATTACTGGTGACCCCAGCCTGTCCCTAGAGGTGGGTCTCTCCCTCTTACATCTCACCTGAGCATTTGCCTTTTCTGGGAGGCAGCTGAGAAGGGATGGGTGGATGCAGCAAAATCACTGTCCATGCTCTGTGCCTCTCCTTTCAGGCTCTGTCACCTGGACTGGTGTGCTCAGCGGCAGCTCAGCAGTCTTTTCGGTGGGGATTCAAAGTCTGCAGAACCTCTCCAGAATGAGCAAGAGGGACACCAGATGCCTGACAGTTGTCTTAAATGATACTTTGTTGGCTGAATGTGGCACATCTGCCAGGAGATGCCTGAATTTGCAGAATGGCTCCCTAGTGCTGAGGAGCGTGGAGAAAGAGGATGAAGGAAAATATGAGTTTGTTTTTCACAACACCACCAGATTTTTTACACTGGAAGTATTTGGTAAGTGGCCTTCTAAGCAACAAATAGCTTTTGAATTTGTGAGCCTGACTggaagcatttttctttaatttcttcctcGGAGACTGCTTGAGCTTGCAGGTCCTATAGGTGCCTCTGGAACAGTTTTGTAAGCACCTTAGGGAGAAGTAATGTGAGTGTAAACTAAGGGATGATTTTTGTATCCGTGTTGTGAGTCTCTCCTGTCTGTTGAGCCTTCCTTGGAGTAGCCAGCTGAGCTTTGTGCTATATTTACCTGATGTAAGAGACAGCAGCACAAAGTGTTTGTTGAACTACAGTATGTAGACATGTAGTTGGATATGTCAGTGTATTTCCAGAGTAATCTTCCTGATAAGTCTCCCAAAGGTCTCACTGACCAACAGCATTTTGCTACTTGTGGACATGTGTCTACAACCATGTTAACCCTACCTGATTTAGCTCAGGACACTAAAGTGGACTTCTGTGCAGGTCTGGGTTGAAGCTTACTCAGTTTTTCCCCTCCTTCATGCAGCTGAGGAAAGGTACTAAAGGAATCCAGGTGTGACTTTCTGATTCTTAGCTGCCCGTGAGCAGCTTGGAGGTCAGCATCTTCTGGGTctgttcagagaagagcaataGATACCTTACTGTGTCAGTCTCCCTGCTGTCCTTATGCCTTTAAAACTGTGGCTTCCCTTTGTGTGCCTGCTCATCCATCTGTGGGGtgagaagacagaaacaaactTGCTTCCATACAGGATCCTGCTTATTATTTGGGTTAATATGGAGAAGGCTTAAATGGGTTTGCCCCACTCCTCCCAGTTAAACTGGTCAGAGGTTGTTTGGTGCCGTCAGACCCAAGTTGGCTGAGGCACTGGGGAGTGAGGATGTGAACATCCATGTGGTGTTCAGTGCTCAAGAAAGCCAGTGACCATTCCTCTGGTTCTCATCACCATTCCTTTTGCAGACCTTTCACTTACACAAGCTTCTAAGAGAAACTGAAGCCTGTgaaactgtaattaaaatgtCTGAGCAAACTGGTCTCTCAGTGAAGACAAATGAATCCTTATGCCATTTGGGGGCAAACAGGCAGAACTGCCATGAAGAGTAGGTCAAAGATGTGACTCCTTGGCACGAAGATCAAGGGCTTACACTGGAAGTAGGCAAAGACTGCAGAAATATCCTGGGCTTAAACTCCATTTCAGAGGACTTGGTTTGGGAACTTTTGTTTCTGTCTCATGTTCTGTTGCCACACATGATTTAGAGAAACAATGTCACAGCAAAGATATTCCTGGAGGCAGTGAATTTTAGCTGAAGATGATATTCTAGTAGAAGACAGTGATTTCTGAGATTATTAACATGGATGTTTGCATAGATGTTCTCAACATGACTCTTACtatcacaaaaccaaaaccatacCACTTTTCTAACCTGTATTTGCAAAGTGGCAAATGTGGGAAATAGGTTGACTCCTTGTGGTAGGCTGAAAGAGAGAAATTCAGGAAAATGTAACATGATCAATGATtcattcttttgttttaaattgtcCTAGTCTGGGTCAGCCTACCTAACTTCAGGTGTTTGATGTTGGTACCTATGGTGGGCATGATTTATAATAGTTTCTCTCTAAAATTGAAGAGGGGACAGAGTGGCAGCAAAAGCACAAAcctctgctggagaagagggCTGAGTCTCCTCTGAAGCTACAGTTATCTGCTGATTACAGGGGAAGCCTCTGGCCAACAGATGCAACCCCTCAGACCAggggttttcatttttttctttttcaatttcaacaaggaaaatgaaaaggtgCCAGATTGTTGTGGCACCTCCGAAATAGGGACCAAGTGTCACTACTAGGCTTGGATGGGCACTGCCAAGCATCTGAGGGCTGGGGGAAGGCACTGAAGAGTCTGGATATGTACCTGTGCTCTCTGGCTACCAGCAAATGCAGTGGTAGTGAGACTTGAGCgacctgatctagcaggaggtgtccctgcccatgcaggggggttggaactagatgatctttaaggtcccttccaacccaaaccattctatgattctatgactgctGCTAAGGGAAGCTCTTGTCCAGCTCATGTTCACTGCTGACTCCACTTCTcacctctctctttcctctctgttccCGTTGCCTTGTACTGTGTGTGACCAGAGCCAGCCATCAGTATCCAGTGCTTCCCTAATGGGACTGGAGAGTTGTCCTGCAACGTGACCAGCAATGAGAGCACCAGCTTTCGGTGGCTGCTGAACGGCACCGCGCTGAGTGTCCCTGAGGCTTGTGTTAAGGATGGCGGGAAGAAGGTTCACCTGGACAAAACTGTGCCTGGGGAATTTGTGTGTGAGGTTTACCATGGGAACACCGTCACAAGGACCAGGCCCGTTGTGCTGTCTTGCAATTATGGTGAGTAGTGGCAACTCCAGAGAATCTCCCTTTTGGCCCCTTGCAGCCAAAAGCAAAGGAGCTGTTGCTGTCTGCATAATACTGAACTCTTCTgtcctctgccagctgccttcCAGACTTAACATTTCCTCTCTTTACAAAGTGTCCCTTTgacttccttctccctcctgtgTGTCTTGGACTGACACAGCCTACAACCCCAGAAAGGACTGACATTTGTTTAGGGGGTCCTTCTGCCCAACTCTGCAGCAAGGAtggatttctttctgtctgttttcttatttcccaCTGATGGAGACCTTGCACCCTTCTGTGCACCGATTCTCTGTGCTGGGTTATAAGCATGAGCTCCTTCCTACTCTGCCATCAGCCCCACACCATCAGAGGTGGGTTAAAGAGATAAGTAATTTACTTAAGAAATGCAGGGGTTTGTCTTCCATGTCCCTGCTCGGATGTGTAGTTCTGTGAGAAGGCTGTGACTTTATCCATTTGCAGGCTGTCTGGGAATGCTGAGTACTCTGCTTGAATGAGCCCATTGTTTAATGAGGGAAAATCTGCATCCTAGGACCAATCAAAACTGCCAGAACTTCATGGTGCAAAACACTGGTCTGTGTTTTAAActcacatttattaaaaaaatcccaatgacattacaaaaaaaaaaaaataaaaaaaaaataaattaggtaaACTTGCATGTGGTTTCACTTGCATCTTCAGTAGTGaagattttcctcttctctggcAGCAAAGATGGTAATCAAAACTACATCAGGGTGGCATAATTTCACCATAAGATTTTTTACTAATTTAGCTGTAATTGATTGAATTACCTTTGCTACAAGATGTATTGTACCATGCAATATCACCTAGCATTTTAGAAATTGTCTGAGACACTCCAACTCCACAGcagataatgtattttcttttacatgcaGTTCGTGTGAAAGCAAAATTACTGACATGAACCTTTTATCATGTGTGCTTGGCATTCAACAAAAACACTGTGGATTGTTAATGCCTGATGGTGTTGGCACCACTGGCCAACCTGTAGATGTTTGGCATTTCTGATTGTGGAGCAGTGGTCTTAATTTTGCCCAGTTAAACTGGTCAGAGGTTGTTTGGTGCAGTCAGACTCAAGTTGGCTGAGGCACTGGGGAGTGAGGATGTGGAACATCCATGTGCTGTTCAGTCAAGTCCTGTGATAAATCAGGCGAGTGCTGACAGTTGCCATTGTTTATTCTGGGTGGCTGCCCCGTCCCCTGGGTGCAATATCGGTTCCCCATTTTCTCTTGAAAAGCCCACAGGGGAATCTAGTGATACATCTGTCGGGATGGATACGTGCATGAACACGCATTTGGAAGGGTCTGAGAGTAAGAAAGTAGCAGCAATTCTAATTTTTGGTCAGTAAATGCAACCACTTTTgtaaaaagtgaattaaaataGTTCCGAATACTACCAAAAGGaactgaagagagaaatgaaTTCAATTCATAGTTTTTGTGGATTATTATTTGCTCCAGTTAAAGGgctgataatatttttttccactacaGGTATAACATCTATGTAAAAGTACCTATTGGGCAACCTGTTggctgattttattttgaataattgTTAACATAAACAGTTTGATAGAAATATTGTAAACTCCCCAGGCACCAGAGGGCTCTGATTATGCAGGATATAAAGCAGAGGATTCAGAAGTTAACAAGCCAAGATATTTAAAAGGCTTTTCTAGATTCAATCCTTGctttattatttgtttcttaCCAATTTTTAACACAaacttttataataaaaaaacctttttaacaAATTCCaaagttttaggaaaaaaatattcaggaaaaagtatttccaacatttgtttgtgcttttcACAATATTCCCTAAACTTTtaccaaaacagaaataaaattattcaggaaATGATTTCTCATTTGCTGAAAGTTTGATTTTGAGTATGGATTTTTTGAACTTGGTATCTGTTCCAAAAGAGACTGGGACAAGGACTCTGAAAATACTTGGGGTATGTGTGATTTCATGCACGGGAGCACCTGTCTACAGTTGTTTATACTGTTCTGGTGAGTATGTGGACTATGACAGTGTCTAGTATGTCCTGGAACATTTGCAACACTGTCCAGCATCTGGGGATACACACCAATTTGTGTATTTGGGGGTCTGAAAAACAAACTCCAAATGAGCCTCTTGGTTTCCCCAGGGTGGTGCTGTGCAGGTGtgtgcaaagcagaaaagaagctAGTGATTCAACAAGGGATGGCACAGGTCTACCTAAGGAGCTTAGAGGAATTTGTATTATAGCCATAGCTGAGCTCTAtggttttaggttttttcttATGGGAAGAAGAGTTTTCATCCTGGCTCTATTCCAGGCTGGGAAAAAATTGCTTTAGTGGAGTGAGTGTGGACGTGTCTCCTTTTTGCAAGTCTGTGGTGCCCCCTACCAGCTTCCCTGCTCAGCAAGAAGTCAGACCCATCAAAGCAAACCTAAGCAAGGGACTCTGAACTGGGTAATGATTACCACCGACTTGTGTGTGGCCTTCTGCTCAGCCATCTGTAGCTGTTACCTCCTGCTAAGCATTTTGCATGATCTCGGTTGGAAAGAGGAATAAAGAGAAATCCTTCCCCAAGCAGCAGTGACACTGGTGTCCCTGACCCTGGCTGCTGGAGTCTCTGGTGCCTGAGAAAGTGAAGGCTCTGATCAGACTTCATTGAGGCTGGTGTAGTTGTTATATGGCTGCTCCAAGTGAGCTCTCTAGGATTAgactctgcagctttttttttttttttttttttttccaacaggaGATGCTAACTTAGGTCTCCCTCTACTTCTTAGTTGCTGGGTTTTCATAAAATTATCACCTTCCCTGCTAAATTTGATTAAATTTATTAATTATCTTAGATGTTACTGGTCAGAGTAGGAAGAAACAAGTGCACACAGCATAGCCATGCAAGCCTTTCTTCTCAGCAAAAAATTCCATACCATAATTAAACAATGTGCCATAAAAACTGCCATGTGTCACAGTTCATAATATCAGGTCCCCTGATCCAAACCAAAGCAATAATAATGTCCACATGCTGTAGTCTGTCTGCAGGGTTTCTCCTGTTTGGAGAAAGAAGCTTTTCCCACCCTGGTAACAGCACCCTGTCCTTGCAGGAGACCTACTGCAGTATCCGTGGTTCATTTACATTCTGGCAGGGTGCACAGGGAGTGCCCTTATCCTGCTGGTGGTTGTGTCCTCAATCATATGTTGCTGTATGAAGAGGAAACACAAGTTCATCCCAGTGCCTTCAGGTGAGTGGAGAACACTGTTGCTCTCTGGGACTAGTCTTACAGAGGAATGTTTGTGCAGACTGGGGTTGAAGTAGCTTCAGCATAAATTGGCCTCAGATTGGTTGCTGCTTGTCTTCCAGCCCTTCTCTTGACCTAGTGGAGCAGAAAGCTGTTTGCTGACAGGCAACTGCTGCAACCAGCCAAGGGTTGAGTTAAATCccttgcttttccatttttttaaaatgtttttttccctcttgtttgCCACCATGTGCTCCTGGCCAGAAAGAATCACAGCAAAGCCTTCTCTGTGCGCAAGAAAATTCAGCCTCATTTCAGGTCTGATCCTGAAAGGACCTGAAGTCTTCTGATGAAAGTCCTTTGTCAGCAGCAGTCCCTGAGTACAATCTGCCCACGCCCAGTGAGGCCATCTCAAGCTGTGATCCTGCCAGCATGGCCAAGCTGGTCTCTGACAGGTTGGCAGTGGCCCTTTGTACTCTGCATCTGTCTGCTCTGGGAACAGAGCCAGTGCCACATGAGGACAAGACACATGCACGTGTTGGTGGTCTGGCCTTGTTATAAGTGTACTGAGGAATGGAGAGGGACCTCTTTCCTTCAAACCTCTGATTTTGGTTTTACAGAGGAGAAGGATGATGGACTAACAATGTCGGTGATCTCCAGTGAAGGTGTGAAGAGCCCCCCCAATGGA carries:
- the LOC127393164 gene encoding uncharacterized protein LOC127393164, which produces MDFSSPFTLQCLLVIITVTHGSVTWTGVLSGSSAVFSVGIQSLQNLSRMSKRDTRCLTVVLNDTLLAECGTSARRCLNLQNGSLVLRSVEKEDEGKYEFVFHNTTRFFTLEVFEPAISIQCFPNGTGELSCNVTSNESTSFRWLLNGTALSVPEACVKDGGKKVHLDKTVPGEFVCEVYHGNTVTRTRPVVLSCNYGDLLQYPWFIYILAGCTGSALILLVVVSSIICCCMKRKHKFIPVPSEEKDDGLTMSVISSEGVKSPPNGDHVEAQAAQIDCPPKPDAARTGQGVEPQPLVEENIPVEIEPEELPDPEVIVDVESQENASDCFPDPTDD